The genomic interval CCCCACGTCACTTCGCTCTTACTCACTAACGGACCCCTCATCATCGTAATCCTCCGGATATCCCATCGCTTCCCCATTTCCTGacgacaccaaccccatctgGGCCCTCGTGTCTCGCTGAATCTTGAGGAAGTACATCCTCAAGCTGTGCAAACCCCGCATGAACCCTCTGTCTGGCTCTCCGGGGTGCCTCGGTGGGCAGGCCTTGTCCTCCATCGGATCATACGGCGTGATGCAGTTGGCAAAGTCGGCAATCTTGAAATCGATATCCcgcttgctcttcttctgtcTCCTCGGGGCCTCCTCCGTGTCCGTCGCGAAATCAGTTGTCGAGTCGTCGATGGCTGCGGTTTCGTAGCCATTGCTGGCGTCCGCCGAAGTGTCACCGTCGTAAAACATGAGCAGACTCGCCGCGTAGAACCGGTACCCCTTCAACCTGCCCACGATcacctccagctcatccagcTTCCGGAGAACAGTGGGAATATGTCGAAGAATACTGGCCGGGTCAACACCGTCATACAAAAACCGTGTCAGTGCACCCTGGAACTCTCCTCCCTTCTTCAGAGTCCGGCCGTAGTACTTGTCCCTAAAAACATAGCTCTGCGTCTGAACGTCCCACACCTGAAGCCCGCAGACCCTGACGCCCAGTTCGCGAGATGTGGTCTTGGCACACTTGCCTTTCTGCGATTGCTGCTTCTTGGGGTTCGCATCCACGCCATACTGCCGGGTGCCCATCTTCAGATCCATGATGCAAGGCCTCTTCATGCCTGCCGTCAAGTCCTCCAGGAGCAAAAAGTACTCGACGCGGGAGTCGCTCTGCGTTTGAGCCTCCTTAGGGTTGATAGGCCGGGGAATCTTCTTGAACTCGGAAGTTGGACTTGGGAGCGCCGAAGTGGCAGCCGAGGTGATGGCCGAGACAAAGGCATTGGGATGCTGAACTTCGCCACCCCCATTGATGGTCGCCTCAACTGGTTGTTctgctgggggggtgggagcaTTCGCTTTCACGGGAgtcttggggttgggcaCAATCTCGTCACGGGTACCCTTGTAGACAACCTCGTCCGCCTCTTCGAAATACTTCAGGTTGCCACGGTCGTCGCGGACATCGTCCGGCTTTCGACGCAGGCCCGTCCCAGAGTACCGGCGCTTCTTCTTAAGAGCTGCGGGCGACGATCCTCCGAAGATTTCAGGCTCTGGAGCACTAGTTCCCGTGACATCCTTGGGTGCActctcgtcctcctcgccctctgcgTCGCAGAATGCGTCAATGTGACCGAGATCACTCTGTGTCTGCGCCAAGGAGCTTGCACTCAGTGTACGCTCAGCAGCCTCTCTGGCTGCCTGGGCCCTCTTCTCGTGAGACTCTGCTAGACTCGGATCTGATCCGGTCGGGCGAAGTGACTGCTGAAGGGTACGCCTCGGCATTGGACGCTGGTGTCCCTTGCGGTGCCGATGAATCGCAATCGGCTGCTTGAGGAAGGCATCATTGAAGACCTCATTCCGGAGTCTCTTGTTCACCGTGGTGGCGCCCCAGCTGTTGGCATGCCGGTCGGAAAGACTGGGGCGCGTCAGCGCAGTCTTGGTGGGTGTCACGGGTACATCTTGCGGCGCTGTCTCGCTGTGCGGAAGTGTTGATGCCGACGAACTCCTAAATCTTCCGCCCAGGCTTGGCGGACTCGGCAACGAGGGCTGGAGGAGACTTCGAGGCAGAATATGCTGATTGTCAACAAACGTAACTGTAGGAATCTGGCCTTGGTTGTTCTGCAGTGATTGGCTGATCATTCTGGGGCGATCAGTGGGGGGGTCAGCTTCGTGAGAAGTCCGGCTTGTCCCGTTCGCCTTCGAGTCGCCATCTGGGTGATGACGGTCCACTGCATGATCATCTCTTTTCATGGTTGACTTGCGACGAGACTGTTTCTGAAATGTGACATTCAACACCCCAATATATCTAAGCCCATTTGTTAGCAAAAATCCTGGATGCCTTGGATAGAATAAACATACCTCGGGAGGAAGGCAAGAAGATCGCGATGGTAGTGCTCAATCTTTTCGTAAAACTCATTTTCTCTGTTGTTCA from Podospora pseudoanserina strain CBS 124.78 chromosome 6, whole genome shotgun sequence carries:
- the KCS1 gene encoding inositol polyphosphate kinase kcs1 (BUSCO:EOG09260PJ9; EggNog:ENOG503NU2Z; COG:I; COG:K; COG:T), which produces MSNSPCPPENAAPAALVSPERATGTCSSSSSSSPPAPPPPPPPPPAIPPAPPLPPALSSAPHPGPDSINTDAPPPPPAPGPALGSPPATQEEATSSTVPPPPATPAPQHGTTHADQIKYARGPAVLQRPQGPSLLTQALATARGIPRHSSSSHIDSSTAASQSAVDSSHHPPSNRDVKPRDPRHGPPHHGEGDILAQRVSPRKPTMPSLTSVATTVAPPAFGRLDIDLGEVNSMLNGHREFLAKTKDREGDFKNRLGNRANTFAADTPSGHALFTDSPTAMYDGHADENTAIEERPVLRTWKTEHRVSLGPEKAWSIGTGEIDSDGDSGQVEKSITQALAGHEPNARSRKASHSLRFFKEGLPEEKVKRKETRPSTHREKTGDIAHEGEGLLKEGDVNKTKTRDLDDKTPTAKGPPRAKTTPAGLRTPDAVGTIEEAPEDYFVSKHMETSLHASPVKPAKSPCKLAAHDQQHVEPTEPCSGGLELRRESDASTGGGDSAVDEGDESGEEKISSAVFVPHQAPPEQPTEHAPVPGAPPRSVPARTQSRHDDFHPWLVKADEPEFDEHGEPIDRKLKSEPTQSSSVAPELDITQPAGPAAAVESRDVSVKPSRPVSQYHEEAVHDHQLEPTQPLEAIELIPYKHQVGGHTTLWRFSKRAVCKQLNNRENEFYEKIEHYHRDLLAFLPRYIGVLNVTFQKQSRRKSTMKRDDHAVDRHHPDGDSKANGTSRTSHEADPPTDRPRMISQSLQNNQGQIPTVTFVDNQHILPRSLLQPSLPSPPSLGGRFRSSSASTLPHSETAPQDVPVTPTKTALTRPSLSDRHANSWGATTVNKRLRNEVFNDAFLKQPIAIHRHRKGHQRPMPRRTLQQSLRPTGSDPSLAESHEKRAQAAREAAERTLSASSLAQTQSDLGHIDAFCDAEGEEDESAPKDVTGTSAPEPEIFGGSSPAALKKKRRYSGTGLRRKPDDVRDDRGNLKYFEEADEVVYKGTRDEIVPNPKTPVKANAPTPPAEQPVEATINGGGEVQHPNAFVSAITSAATSALPSPTSEFKKIPRPINPKEAQTQSDSRVEYFLLLEDLTAGMKRPCIMDLKMGTRQYGVDANPKKQQSQKGKCAKTTSRELGVRVCGLQVWDVQTQSYVFRDKYYGRTLKKGGEFQGALTRFLYDGVDPASILRHIPTVLRKLDELEVIVGRLKGYRFYAASLLMFYDGDTSADASNGYETAAIDDSTTDFATDTEEAPRRQKKSKRDIDFKIADFANCITPYDPMEDKACPPRHPGEPDRGFMRGLHSLRMYFLKIQRDTRAQMGLVSSGNGEAMGYPEDYDDEGSVSE